The following coding sequences lie in one Cyanobacterium sp. Dongsha4 genomic window:
- a CDS encoding LD-carboxypeptidase — MLVPPPLQKGDTLIAIAPSGTLREREKERFKEGLKIWQERGYKIVLEENYEAREGYLAGNDTIRRKALETAWTNPKYKGIICVRGGYGGARLLENWQWANINPPKWLIGFSDITSLLWSLYNENIISLHGPVLTTIAQESQWSIERLFNYIEGEKLPSLQGRGWGSKKAIGKLLPANLTVATHLLCTPVCPDFNDVILALEDVQEAPYKIDRMITQWRLMGILDKVKGVVLGRFSGCDAPENIPSWTVEQVWCDRFQGLEIPIISDLPFGHDGDNACLPVGGKVEIDGETGILSFL; from the coding sequence ATGTTAGTTCCTCCTCCATTACAGAAAGGTGATACCTTAATTGCGATCGCACCTAGTGGTACATTAAGAGAAAGAGAAAAGGAAAGATTTAAAGAAGGATTAAAGATTTGGCAAGAAAGAGGTTATAAAATTGTTTTAGAGGAGAATTATGAGGCAAGAGAGGGGTATTTGGCTGGAAATGACACTATTCGCCGTAAAGCCTTAGAAACAGCATGGACAAACCCTAAATATAAAGGAATAATTTGCGTAAGAGGTGGTTATGGGGGGGCAAGATTATTGGAAAATTGGCAATGGGCAAATATTAACCCACCGAAATGGTTAATCGGTTTTTCTGATATCACAAGCCTGTTATGGAGTCTTTATAATGAGAACATTATCAGTCTTCATGGTCCAGTTTTAACCACTATTGCTCAAGAGTCTCAATGGTCAATAGAGCGTTTATTTAATTATATTGAAGGAGAAAAGTTGCCGAGCTTACAAGGAAGGGGATGGGGGAGTAAAAAAGCCATAGGAAAGTTATTACCTGCTAATTTAACGGTGGCAACCCACCTTTTATGTACCCCTGTATGTCCCGACTTTAATGACGTAATTTTAGCCTTAGAAGATGTGCAGGAAGCACCCTATAAGATTGATCGCATGATTACCCAGTGGCGTTTAATGGGCATTTTGGACAAAGTTAAGGGAGTTGTTTTAGGGCGTTTTAGTGGTTGTGATGCTCCCGAAAATATCCCCAGTTGGACTGTGGAACAAGTGTGGTGCGATCGTTTTCAGGGGTTAGAGATACCAATTATCAGTGACTTACCTTTTGGGCATGATGGGGATAATGCCTGTTTACCAGTAGGAGGAAAAGTAGAAATAGATGGAGAAACAGGGATTTTAAGTTTTCTTTAA
- the mraY gene encoding phospho-N-acetylmuramoyl-pentapeptide-transferase, with protein sequence MKTNTLSFDRIFNPTGWLLLILLTVILSTLSFISLDKIQTLPLWIATLISGILGYIVVPILQKIKASQIIQEDGPQSHLKKAGTPTMGGIFFIPTGLIIALIMANFSPNVTALVLLTFAYSFIGWVDDWQILRKKTNLGLTPKQKLILQVGFAVIFCVWMFFTQPASITNVTLPFNIILPLSFLFWFVAVFVMVAESNATNLTDGVDGLAGGTGAIAFLGLGILTANSHPDLLIFCLAISGSCLGFVLHNRNKASVFMGDTGSLALGAGLAGVGILSENLWALFIISLLFFIESLSVIAQVTYYKATKDSEGKGKRLFKMAPIHHHLELSGWSETQIVGIFYIINTILVLMVVSINN encoded by the coding sequence ATGAAAACTAATACATTATCATTCGATCGCATTTTCAATCCTACAGGATGGTTACTTTTAATCTTGCTAACCGTAATTCTCTCTACACTTTCTTTTATATCCTTAGATAAAATTCAAACTCTGCCTCTGTGGATAGCAACACTCATTAGCGGTATATTAGGTTATATCGTTGTTCCCATACTACAGAAAATTAAAGCCTCTCAAATTATTCAAGAAGATGGCCCTCAAAGTCACCTCAAAAAAGCTGGAACTCCTACAATGGGCGGAATTTTCTTCATTCCCACTGGCTTAATTATTGCTCTAATCATGGCAAATTTCAGCCCTAATGTCACTGCTTTAGTATTACTAACTTTTGCCTATAGCTTTATCGGTTGGGTTGATGATTGGCAAATTTTGCGTAAAAAAACAAATTTAGGTTTAACCCCTAAACAAAAATTAATTTTACAGGTAGGTTTTGCCGTTATTTTTTGTGTCTGGATGTTTTTCACTCAACCTGCATCTATCACCAATGTTACTTTACCATTCAACATCATTTTGCCTCTAAGTTTTCTTTTTTGGTTTGTTGCCGTCTTCGTTATGGTAGCTGAAAGTAATGCTACTAACTTAACTGATGGAGTTGATGGATTAGCAGGAGGCACAGGTGCGATCGCATTTTTAGGTTTAGGAATATTAACCGCTAACTCCCATCCCGATTTACTTATTTTTTGTTTAGCCATTAGTGGTAGTTGTTTAGGATTTGTCTTACACAATCGCAATAAAGCCTCTGTATTTATGGGTGATACTGGCTCACTAGCTTTAGGGGCAGGGTTAGCAGGAGTGGGGATTTTAAGCGAAAACCTATGGGCTTTATTTATTATCAGCTTATTATTTTTTATTGAATCCTTATCGGTTATTGCTCAGGTAACATATTACAAAGCGACAAAAGACTCAGAAGGGAAAGGAAAAAGATTATTTAAAATGGCACCTATTCACCATCACTTAGAATTAAGCGGTTGGAGTGAAACACAAATAGTAGGTATTTTCTATATCATTAATACCATTTTAGTGTTGATGGTAGTCTCAATTAATAATTAG
- the cobA gene encoding uroporphyrinogen-III C-methyltransferase produces the protein MTVFFVGAGIGDIDHLTVKAHRLISQADVIIYDALINRQILQLVPKNCLQIPVGKRGGKASTPQEAINQLLAQYAPVYKTIIRLKGGDPGIFGRINPEIETLQAINADYELIPGISSSIAAPLLANIFLTEKKDSHGFMVVTGHDSNLLNWQVLSQVNTLVILMGSRNLPVIVDKLQEYGRSHLFPIAIIKQAGSNQQQIWKGTLGNIIEQTVNISLSPCIIVIGKVVR, from the coding sequence ATGACTGTATTTTTTGTTGGTGCTGGTATTGGTGATATTGATCATTTGACAGTAAAAGCTCATCGTCTCATTTCTCAAGCGGACGTTATTATCTATGATGCTTTGATTAATCGTCAAATTCTTCAGCTTGTGCCAAAAAATTGTTTGCAAATCCCTGTAGGCAAAAGAGGAGGAAAAGCAAGTACTCCCCAAGAAGCTATTAATCAACTATTGGCACAATATGCACCCGTATATAAAACTATAATCAGACTCAAAGGAGGTGATCCGGGGATATTTGGCAGAATAAATCCAGAAATTGAAACTTTACAAGCTATTAATGCAGATTATGAACTTATACCGGGGATTTCTTCTTCTATTGCCGCTCCCTTATTAGCCAATATATTTCTCACAGAAAAAAAAGATAGTCATGGTTTTATGGTTGTTACAGGACATGATTCTAATTTATTAAATTGGCAAGTCCTCAGTCAAGTTAACACTCTTGTTATTTTAATGGGTAGTAGAAATTTACCTGTTATTGTCGATAAACTCCAAGAGTACGGGCGATCGCATCTTTTTCCCATTGCGATTATTAAACAAGCAGGAAGCAATCAACAACAGATATGGAAAGGCACACTAGGTAATATTATTGAGCAAACAGTTAATATTTCTTTATCTCCCTGCATTATTGTTATTGGTAAAGTGGTTAGATAA
- a CDS encoding uroporphyrinogen-III synthase has product MSNYRESYPLAGETILITRAYQSGNSFRQMLEAKGATVLEMPALEIKPPSSWQPLDKAINHISDFHWLILTSANGVEYFLERLHHLGKNINHLKNLKIAVVGKKTAHFLEKYNISPDFIPPDFIADSLVINFPESIEGKKILFPRVETGGREILVQELTQQGGEVVEIPAYQSTCPDTIDDIVWDALVKEVISIITFASSKTVRNFHYLVTQALQTTPQLTLSSLLTEVAIASIGPQTSMTCQELLGKVDIEAQEYTLEGLVDSLTKKQYTP; this is encoded by the coding sequence ATGTCCAATTATCGAGAATCATATCCCTTAGCAGGAGAAACAATTTTAATTACCCGTGCCTATCAAAGTGGAAATAGTTTTCGGCAAATGTTAGAAGCCAAAGGGGCGACAGTTTTGGAAATGCCAGCGTTGGAAATTAAGCCTCCTTCTAGTTGGCAACCCCTAGATAAAGCAATTAATCATATTAGTGATTTTCATTGGTTGATTCTGACTTCTGCTAATGGGGTTGAGTATTTCTTGGAAAGGTTACATCATCTTGGTAAGAATATTAATCATCTCAAAAACTTAAAAATAGCTGTGGTGGGTAAAAAAACTGCTCATTTTTTGGAGAAATATAATATATCCCCTGACTTTATCCCACCTGATTTTATCGCTGATTCTCTTGTGATTAATTTTCCTGAAAGTATTGAGGGCAAAAAAATTTTATTTCCCAGGGTAGAAACGGGAGGTAGAGAGATTTTAGTACAAGAATTAACCCAACAAGGGGGGGAAGTTGTGGAAATACCTGCTTATCAATCCACTTGTCCTGATACCATAGATGATATAGTTTGGGATGCTTTAGTAAAAGAAGTTATTAGTATTATTACCTTTGCTAGTTCTAAAACTGTCCGTAATTTTCATTATCTTGTAACTCAAGCCTTACAAACAACTCCCCAGTTAACTTTATCATCATTATTAACAGAAGTTGCGATCGCATCTATAGGTCCTCAAACATCTATGACTTGTCAAGAATTGTTAGGTAAAGTTGATATTGAAGCCCAAGAATATACTCTGGAAGGATTAGTCGATTCTCTGACGAAAAAGCAATACACCCCATAA
- a CDS encoding EAL domain-containing protein — translation MGDKHSDLILIIDDNATYRKVLVKILERENFKTFECKNGYQGIEKAIEIQPNLILLDIKMPEINGFETCIEIKKNSAIANIPIIFMTSLDDLEYKIKGLKIGGVDYITKPFQPEEVLYRVKIHLKLVNVNKTLSHKNKQLEAEIKARKKAEKKLIKLNKNLEDKVNEKTKNLHQALLELRQREKELAYKAYYDDLTKLPNRNWLNSYLTDLIQEANNKNPINADIFHSILFIDLDRFKVINDSLGHLIGDKLLILVAERLIHFSPENSLVSRFGGDEFIILLQDDKCIKNITNTVKLLLQELQKPFIVNNYKLFINASIGVAIHNYQKVDVTNILRDGDVALYQAKKNGKGTYVILDETIRNQALSRLELENDLRKALEEEKLDLYYQPIFCLKNNIIKGFEALIRWNHPQFGFISPQLFVSIAEEIGLINWLNDFVLTKACHQLGIWYSSFRNFTHIFVNVNLSIINLSQSNITEKIDSFLNRKLFPESCLKIEITEGYLEDATSSTFDILNKINDRGIHLCIDDFGTGYSSLSRLHSLPIKTLKIDKSFVDKMSAEMSSQTIIKTILALAHSLKMEVVAEGVENKMQKDILTYLGCDFAQGYFYSPPLDVNSATNFLASVFE, via the coding sequence ATGGGAGATAAACACTCAGATTTAATTCTAATCATTGACGATAATGCAACTTATAGAAAAGTCTTAGTGAAGATTTTAGAGCGAGAAAATTTTAAAACTTTTGAGTGTAAAAATGGCTATCAAGGCATAGAAAAAGCAATAGAAATACAGCCAAATTTAATCCTTTTGGATATAAAAATGCCTGAAATTAACGGATTTGAGACTTGTATTGAAATAAAAAAGAATAGTGCGATCGCAAATATCCCCATTATTTTTATGACCTCATTAGACGATTTGGAATATAAAATAAAGGGCTTAAAAATTGGAGGAGTTGATTATATAACTAAACCATTCCAACCAGAAGAAGTATTATATAGAGTAAAAATACATTTAAAATTGGTTAATGTAAACAAAACACTAAGCCATAAAAATAAACAATTAGAAGCAGAAATAAAAGCTAGAAAAAAAGCGGAGAAAAAGCTAATTAAATTGAATAAAAATTTGGAAGATAAAGTTAATGAAAAAACAAAAAATTTACATCAAGCATTATTAGAGTTAAGACAAAGAGAAAAGGAATTAGCATACAAAGCCTACTATGATGACTTAACAAAATTACCAAACCGTAATTGGCTTAATTCTTATTTAACTGATTTAATTCAAGAAGCAAACAATAAAAACCCGATTAATGCTGATATTTTCCATTCTATTCTCTTTATTGATTTAGATCGTTTTAAAGTAATTAATGACAGTTTAGGACATTTAATTGGAGATAAATTATTAATCTTAGTTGCGGAAAGATTGATTCATTTTTCTCCCGAAAATTCTCTCGTTAGTCGTTTTGGGGGGGATGAGTTTATTATTCTTTTACAAGATGATAAATGTATAAAAAATATAACTAATACTGTTAAATTACTTTTACAAGAATTACAAAAACCTTTTATTGTTAATAATTATAAATTATTTATTAATGCCAGTATTGGGGTAGCAATTCATAACTATCAAAAAGTAGATGTTACTAATATTTTAAGGGATGGAGATGTTGCCTTATATCAAGCAAAAAAAAATGGTAAAGGAACTTATGTTATTTTAGATGAAACTATCAGAAATCAGGCTTTATCTAGGCTAGAGTTGGAAAATGATTTAAGAAAGGCATTAGAAGAAGAAAAATTAGACTTATATTATCAACCGATTTTTTGCCTAAAAAATAACATTATTAAAGGCTTTGAAGCCCTAATTCGTTGGAATCATCCCCAATTTGGTTTTATTTCTCCACAATTATTTGTTTCCATTGCAGAGGAAATCGGCTTAATCAATTGGCTCAATGATTTTGTATTGACAAAAGCCTGTCACCAATTAGGAATTTGGTATTCATCTTTTCGGAATTTTACCCATATTTTTGTTAATGTTAATTTATCAATTATTAATTTATCTCAAAGTAATATTACAGAAAAAATAGATTCTTTTTTAAATCGAAAATTATTTCCTGAGAGTTGTTTAAAAATAGAAATTACTGAAGGGTATTTAGAAGACGCAACTTCTTCAACTTTTGACATTTTAAACAAGATAAATGATAGAGGTATTCACCTTTGTATCGATGATTTTGGTACGGGATATTCTTCCCTTAGTCGCTTACATTCTCTACCGATTAAAACCCTAAAAATAGATAAAAGTTTTGTGGATAAAATGAGTGCTGAGATGAGTAGTCAAACTATTATTAAAACGATTCTAGCCTTAGCTCATAGTTTGAAAATGGAAGTTGTGGCCGAAGGGGTAGAAAATAAAATGCAGAAAGACATTCTAACTTATCTTGGTTGTGACTTTGCTCAAGGTTATTTCTATTCTCCTCCTTTAGATGTCAATAGTGCCACTAATTTTTTAGCCTCAGTTTTTGAATAA
- a CDS encoding PfkB family carbohydrate kinase, whose translation MNNILAIGEALFDFFPHKKVLGGAPVNFSVNCVQLGAEVTLLTRIGQDILGAKIAKNLHQKGVNSDYIQWDQEKETGKVIVNLSKSGEPSYLIKENVAWDYLALDNNLLNNLHNYQVLYFGTLAQRNIVSRQTINTIISQFKGIKFLDLNLRNPIINQQIILQSIYHTNILKLNLFEAEYLINHLKFDRNLSTWLNNYQLDLIVLTQGEKGTKWIDKTGEYSGEISRATKDINADSVGAGDGVSAAIITGYLQGLKPLEIISKANQIGAYIASHSGAIVILSQFQ comes from the coding sequence ATGAATAATATATTAGCCATTGGGGAGGCATTATTTGATTTTTTTCCCCATAAAAAAGTTTTAGGAGGTGCTCCTGTTAATTTTAGTGTTAACTGTGTACAACTAGGGGCAGAAGTGACCCTGTTAACGAGAATTGGGCAAGATATTTTAGGAGCGAAAATTGCCAAAAATTTACATCAAAAAGGGGTTAATTCTGATTATATACAATGGGATCAAGAAAAAGAAACAGGCAAAGTAATTGTTAATTTAAGCAAAAGTGGAGAGCCAAGCTATCTTATTAAAGAAAATGTTGCTTGGGATTACTTAGCTTTAGATAATAATTTACTCAATAATTTGCACAATTACCAGGTTCTATATTTTGGTACTTTAGCTCAAAGAAATATTGTCAGCCGTCAAACTATAAACACTATTATCAGTCAATTTAAAGGGATAAAATTTTTAGATTTAAACTTGCGTAATCCGATAATTAATCAACAAATAATTCTACAAAGTATTTATCATACTAATATTCTCAAACTTAATTTATTTGAAGCAGAATATCTCATTAATCATCTTAAATTCGATCGCAATCTTTCAACTTGGTTAAATAATTATCAATTAGATTTAATAGTTTTAACTCAGGGAGAGAAAGGCACTAAATGGATTGATAAAACTGGAGAGTATAGTGGAGAAATATCGAGAGCAACAAAAGATATTAATGCAGATTCAGTAGGAGCAGGAGATGGAGTTTCGGCGGCTATTATAACAGGATATTTACAAGGTTTAAAACCTCTTGAAATCATTTCTAAAGCGAATCAAATTGGTGCTTATATTGCTAGTCATTCGGGAGCAATAGTTATTTTAAGTCAATTTCAATGA
- a CDS encoding EAL domain-containing protein, translating into MSEAQEFRHILVIEDRKGRRIVFLEESNYTIGRDSHNPIILYDYQVSRTHATLIRKMDEEGENFSYRLIDGDLQGKKSTNGVFVNGHSTISHELKHGDSIRFGTDAKANYYIVPSDSSIDLFNPENLDRISASRVTLTNQSSETMISKEENSSNPEDQQELIRLASFPELSPNPIIELDWEGNITYINPAASIKFDTIHEDKLEHPILSGLLTEYNNRQGNLFLREVKIGSEVFEQYVHYLSEKKLVRSYIYDFTQRKQTEAQLKDSQARYLAILKHISEGVFLAYASNRRIIEINDGFSKLLGYSSEDLSNLTLYNIIASDLTSFNKDLTQVQETKQDLLEEYLYRRPDGTLVNLESSVSLITYQNKEIFCFVLRNPNKQVSSSQDYSNYLAFHDALLNIPNQNLFEQQLEIAIANAQRYQYLMGVLFAQIENWQEYQNQHPKDESEKLLQNFTQIFQSCLRTGDLIARWDEDKFAVLFPHIRGPRDPARITKKISSTLTSYLQEQTANKQVKLELKLSLLIYPIDGEDKSLITKNGLLSLEQVKINNPNYGVTGFNLTPKGASLLKLENLIGTAVKEQQFFLCYQPQTDINTRELTGLETLLRWEHPELGKITPRHFLRLTEETDFMLPLGVWILQTATMQMHKWTQENISPLPIGVNISARQFCQPNFLETITRILEQTGLPAHLLELEITENCFLQNPDYAYQVLNKLSEQKVRLCFDGFGSGTSSLVYLQKVPFNTVKISPSIITQLDSNPQNQSLVQCMSAFCEGYNSRLVAVGVEKLEQMELLRNLGCHQIQGNLLSRPLPSKDIATFLNKGEHQLTNS; encoded by the coding sequence ATGAGTGAAGCACAGGAATTTCGTCACATTCTCGTAATTGAAGATAGGAAAGGTAGAAGAATCGTCTTTTTAGAAGAAAGCAACTACACTATCGGGCGAGATTCTCATAACCCTATTATTCTTTATGATTATCAAGTTTCAAGAACTCACGCCACTTTAATTCGTAAAATGGATGAAGAGGGAGAAAATTTTTCTTACCGCTTAATAGATGGAGATTTACAAGGAAAAAAAAGTACTAATGGTGTATTTGTCAACGGGCATTCAACTATTTCCCATGAATTAAAACATGGAGATAGTATTCGTTTTGGCACAGATGCAAAAGCTAATTATTATATTGTCCCTAGCGACTCTAGCATTGATCTTTTCAACCCAGAAAACTTAGACCGCATATCCGCTTCACGAGTAACTTTAACTAATCAGTCTAGCGAAACTATGATTAGTAAAGAAGAAAATTCAAGTAATCCTGAAGACCAACAAGAGTTGATTCGTTTAGCTTCATTCCCTGAATTAAGTCCAAATCCAATTATCGAGCTAGATTGGGAAGGAAATATTACTTATATAAATCCTGCCGCTAGTATTAAATTTGACACAATCCATGAGGATAAATTAGAGCATCCCATTCTTTCGGGTTTATTAACTGAGTATAATAATCGGCAAGGAAATTTATTTCTCAGAGAGGTGAAAATCGGCTCGGAAGTTTTTGAGCAGTATGTTCATTATTTGTCTGAAAAAAAACTGGTAAGAAGTTATATTTATGATTTTACTCAAAGAAAACAAACTGAAGCTCAATTAAAAGATAGTCAAGCTCGTTACCTTGCCATTCTTAAACATATTTCTGAGGGAGTTTTTCTTGCTTATGCTAGTAATCGCAGAATTATTGAAATCAACGATGGTTTTTCCAAATTGTTGGGATATTCTTCCGAAGACTTAAGTAATTTAACTCTTTACAATATTATTGCCAGTGATTTAACCAGTTTTAATAAAGATTTAACTCAAGTACAAGAAACGAAGCAAGATTTACTAGAAGAATATCTTTATCGTCGTCCTGATGGTACATTAGTTAATTTAGAATCAAGTGTGAGTTTAATTACTTATCAGAATAAAGAAATTTTTTGTTTTGTACTTCGTAATCCTAATAAGCAGGTAAGTTCTTCCCAAGACTATTCTAATTATTTAGCATTTCATGATGCTCTTTTAAATATTCCTAATCAAAATTTATTTGAACAACAATTAGAAATTGCGATCGCAAATGCCCAACGTTATCAATATCTAATGGGAGTATTATTTGCACAAATCGAAAACTGGCAAGAATATCAAAATCAACACCCAAAAGATGAAAGCGAGAAACTACTACAAAACTTTACTCAAATTTTTCAATCATGCCTTAGAACAGGTGATCTAATAGCTAGGTGGGATGAAGACAAATTTGCCGTCTTATTTCCCCATATCAGAGGGCCAAGAGATCCTGCTAGAATTACAAAAAAAATATCATCAACTCTTACTAGCTACTTACAAGAACAGACAGCCAATAAGCAAGTTAAACTAGAGCTAAAATTAAGTTTATTGATTTATCCCATAGATGGGGAAGACAAATCCTTAATCACCAAAAATGGTTTACTATCCCTTGAACAAGTAAAAATAAATAATCCTAATTATGGGGTAACGGGATTCAACCTCACTCCAAAAGGTGCTAGTCTTCTGAAACTAGAAAACTTAATTGGTACAGCCGTTAAAGAACAACAATTCTTCCTCTGCTATCAACCCCAAACAGATATTAATACAAGAGAACTAACTGGCTTAGAAACCTTACTGCGGTGGGAACATCCCGAATTAGGAAAAATTACTCCTCGTCACTTTTTGCGTTTGACAGAGGAAACTGATTTTATGTTGCCTTTAGGAGTTTGGATTTTACAAACCGCCACCATGCAGATGCACAAGTGGACTCAAGAAAATATTTCACCTCTACCCATTGGGGTTAACATTTCCGCCCGTCAATTCTGTCAACCCAACTTTTTAGAAACAATCACTAGAATTCTCGAACAAACTGGATTACCCGCCCATTTACTAGAACTAGAAATCACAGAAAACTGCTTCTTACAAAATCCCGACTATGCCTATCAAGTTTTAAATAAATTATCAGAACAAAAAGTTCGGCTCTGTTTTGATGGTTTTGGCAGTGGAACTTCTTCCCTTGTTTATTTACAAAAAGTCCCCTTTAACACTGTAAAAATTAGTCCCTCTATTATCACTCAATTAGATAGCAACCCTCAAAATCAATCTTTAGTGCAATGTATGAGTGCATTTTGTGAGGGTTATAATTCTCGTCTAGTAGCTGTAGGTGTGGAAAAACTAGAACAAATGGAATTATTGAGAAATTTGGGTTGTCATCAAATACAAGGTAATTTACTAAGTCGTCCTTTACCCTCTAAAGATATTGCCACTTTCTTAAATAAAGGAGAACACCAGTTAACTAATTCCTAA
- the argC gene encoding N-acetyl-gamma-glutamyl-phosphate reductase, with translation MSNSGKVSVGIVGASGYGGVQLVRLLLEHPEVEVVYLGGDSSAGKNYGDLYPHLYNKVKTKIEPIDLDAIASRCQVVFLGLPNGLACGFAPQLIAKGCKVLDLSADYRFKNLDTYTAWYKTEREDKDIASTAVYGLPELYREQIKNSSLIGCPGCYPTASLLALAPLLKQGLVLPETIIIDAKSGTSGGGRQGKINLLLAEADGSLGAYGVAKHRHTPEIEQICSDLARRDVKIQFTPHLIPMPRGILATVYGTLTDPGLVTDDIITVYKAFYRNSIFVEVLDKGIYPQTKWACGTNVGYIGIEVDPRTGRVIVMSAIDNLIKGQAGQAVQCLNIMMGWEENLGLPTLGFYP, from the coding sequence ATGAGTAATTCAGGTAAAGTTTCTGTGGGGATTGTAGGTGCGTCTGGTTATGGTGGCGTACAATTAGTTAGGTTACTATTAGAGCATCCAGAGGTAGAGGTTGTTTATTTAGGGGGTGATAGTAGTGCTGGAAAAAATTATGGCGATCTATATCCTCATCTATATAATAAAGTCAAAACAAAAATAGAACCTATCGACTTAGATGCGATCGCATCTCGTTGTCAAGTAGTCTTTCTAGGACTTCCTAACGGTTTAGCCTGTGGCTTTGCCCCTCAATTAATTGCCAAAGGCTGTAAAGTATTAGACTTATCCGCCGATTACCGCTTCAAAAACCTAGACACCTATACAGCATGGTATAAAACCGAAAGAGAAGATAAAGATATAGCATCCACCGCAGTATATGGCTTACCTGAATTATATCGAGAACAAATCAAAAATAGTAGTTTAATTGGTTGCCCCGGATGTTACCCTACTGCTAGTTTGTTAGCCTTAGCCCCCTTATTAAAACAGGGTTTAGTTTTACCAGAAACAATTATTATCGACGCAAAATCTGGAACATCAGGAGGAGGAAGACAAGGAAAAATAAATTTGCTTTTAGCAGAAGCAGATGGTTCATTGGGAGCTTATGGAGTAGCAAAACATCGCCATACCCCAGAAATTGAACAAATTTGCTCAGATTTAGCCCGTAGAGATGTAAAAATTCAATTTACTCCCCATCTTATCCCTATGCCGAGAGGAATTCTCGCCACTGTTTACGGTACATTAACTGATCCCGGATTAGTGACCGATGATATAATTACTGTTTATAAAGCCTTCTACCGTAACTCCATTTTTGTAGAAGTTTTAGACAAAGGAATTTATCCCCAAACAAAATGGGCTTGTGGTACAAATGTTGGTTATATAGGTATCGAAGTTGATCCTCGTACGGGCAGAGTAATTGTCATGTCAGCCATTGATAACTTAATTAAAGGACAAGCAGGACAAGCCGTACAATGTTTAAATATTATGATGGGATGGGAAGAAAATCTCGGTTTGCCCACTCTAGGTTTTTATCCCTAA
- a CDS encoding TerB family tellurite resistance protein, with translation MSDNPSLFLPESQLLILNIVCALAWADDELSEEETEILLEKFKSNLPPEPEPIYFDDPDPFYNTMGLSSFSVAEQTQARINAEIAFKDILNRYKQNPIPLSDLVSQLKTNEDRCLAAKLAYMVIKASPDNEGNLICPDEKAVYRQLIQLLNLDPEVVQKIEQRADYELDKFQHPFKAFMGNVKKFFLKKII, from the coding sequence ATGTCAGACAATCCTAGTTTATTTTTGCCAGAATCTCAATTATTGATTCTTAATATAGTTTGTGCTTTAGCATGGGCTGATGATGAATTGAGTGAAGAAGAAACGGAAATACTATTAGAAAAGTTTAAGTCTAATCTTCCTCCCGAACCCGAACCGATTTACTTTGATGATCCTGATCCTTTTTATAATACGATGGGTCTATCTTCATTTAGCGTTGCTGAACAAACTCAAGCCAGAATTAATGCAGAAATTGCTTTTAAAGACATTTTAAATCGCTATAAACAAAATCCAATACCCCTTTCTGATTTAGTGTCTCAATTAAAAACTAATGAAGATCGTTGTTTAGCCGCCAAACTCGCCTATATGGTGATTAAAGCTAGTCCTGATAATGAAGGTAATTTAATTTGTCCTGATGAAAAAGCAGTATATCGTCAACTTATTCAACTGTTAAACCTTGATCCTGAAGTAGTGCAAAAAATAGAACAAAGAGCAGATTATGAGTTAGATAAATTTCAACATCCTTTTAAAGCCTTTATGGGAAATGTGAAAAAGTTTTTTCTGAAAAAAATTATTTAG